One genomic segment of Mycobacteriales bacterium includes these proteins:
- a CDS encoding M20/M25/M40 family metallo-hydrolase, with protein MNRYRRRRRCPRGRTGRPAWTVRLVFQPAEELTTGGALDVLAAAGLDVVRCLVAPHCDPRLDAGRIGLRTGPITAASDLLEIRLSGPGGHTARPQLTAGTLARIAAGHAPNAIPASGRLRGTVRMLYPTIREGAGHLVGQVAEASAATSGAIVEVDYRHGVPPVVNDPRVVEFIRAGVHSTLGTEAAVPEEVSMGGEDFAWYQRTVPGAMARLGVRRPGGADVDLHRGSFAVDDRLMVGTARAALAGSA; from the coding sequence GTGAACCGTTATCGTCGGCGCCGGCGTTGCCCTCGCGGTCGAACGGGACGGCCTGCCTGGACGGTCCGTCTGGTATTCCAGCCCGCTGAGGAGCTCACCACAGGCGGCGCTCTCGACGTCCTGGCGGCGGCCGGCCTCGACGTCGTACGCTGCCTGGTGGCGCCGCACTGCGATCCTCGGCTCGACGCAGGTCGCATCGGGCTACGCACCGGCCCGATCACGGCCGCGTCCGACCTGCTGGAGATCCGGCTGTCGGGGCCGGGTGGGCACACCGCCCGCCCGCAGTTGACCGCCGGCACGCTGGCCAGGATCGCGGCCGGCCATGCTCCCAACGCCATCCCCGCGAGTGGCCGTCTGCGCGGCACGGTCCGGATGCTCTACCCGACTATTCGGGAGGGCGCGGGACACCTGGTCGGTCAGGTTGCGGAGGCCTCTGCGGCCACCAGTGGCGCGATCGTCGAGGTGGACTACCGGCACGGCGTGCCGCCGGTCGTGAACGACCCGAGGGTGGTCGAATTCATCCGGGCCGGCGTTCACTCCACACTGGGTACCGAGGCTGCCGTACCGGAAGAAGTCAGCATGGGCGGTGAGGATTTCGCCTGGTACCAGCGGACAGTGCCCGGGGCGATGGCCCGGCTCGGGGTCCGACGTCCGGGCGGTGCGGACGTCGATCTGCACCGGGGAAGCTTCGCCGTCGACGATCGCCTGATGGTCGGCACGGCACGGGCCGCCCTCGCCGGATCGGCCTGA
- the purU gene encoding formyltetrahydrofolate deformylase has product MDPEYLLTLSCPDQRGIVHAVTGFLAAHACNILDSQQYGDRQTGRFFLRIHVAAEAPHEPSDALRAAFANLASDFQMAWDLHDPANRDRVLILVSREGHCLNDLLFRARSGTLRADVVAVVSNHEDFRSLSTSYDVPFHHIPVTTSTKPDAELELRRLLDEYAVDLSVLARYMQVLSPELAGHLTGRAINIHHGLLPSFRGPRPYHQAHERGVKLIGATAHYVTAGLDEGPIIEQEVSRIDHALEPEELVAVGRDLECVALARAVRWHLERRVLLNGVRTVVFR; this is encoded by the coding sequence GTGGACCCCGAGTACCTGCTCACGTTGTCCTGTCCGGATCAGCGGGGGATCGTGCACGCGGTAACCGGATTCCTGGCCGCGCATGCCTGCAACATTCTCGACTCGCAGCAGTACGGAGACCGCCAGACCGGACGGTTCTTCCTCCGTATCCACGTCGCCGCCGAAGCACCGCACGAGCCGTCGGACGCCCTGCGAGCAGCGTTCGCGAACCTGGCATCCGACTTCCAGATGGCGTGGGACCTGCACGATCCCGCCAACCGCGACCGGGTGCTGATCCTGGTGTCCCGGGAAGGGCACTGCCTCAACGACCTGCTTTTCCGGGCCCGGAGCGGAACACTTCGGGCAGACGTCGTAGCAGTGGTGTCGAACCATGAGGATTTCAGGTCGCTCAGCACGTCCTACGACGTCCCCTTCCACCACATCCCGGTCACCACGTCGACGAAACCTGACGCAGAGCTCGAGCTACGTCGTCTCCTCGACGAATATGCGGTCGACCTCAGCGTGCTCGCCCGCTATATGCAGGTCCTATCGCCCGAGCTCGCCGGCCATCTCACCGGCCGGGCGATCAACATCCACCACGGACTGCTGCCGAGTTTCCGCGGGCCCCGGCCCTATCACCAGGCTCACGAACGCGGCGTCAAGCTGATCGGCGCAACCGCGCACTACGTGACGGCGGGACTGGACGAAGGTCCGATCATCGAGCAAGAGGTCTCCCGCATCGATCACGCGCTCGAACCGGAGGAACTGGTGGCCGTCGGGCGCGACCTCGAGTGTGTGGCGCTCGCCCGGGCGGTGCGCTGGCATCTGGAGCGTCGGGTCCTGCTCAATGGGGTGCGCACCGTCGTGTTCCGCTGA
- a CDS encoding nucleoside monophosphate kinase: protein MRKYVIMGVQGSGKGTQGAMLARDLDLTQISVGDIFRWNVQNHTKLGAQVRRIMAAGELVDDDMVESVVREALANHDWNYGFIVDGFPRNRRQAEFFLESYDLDGVIHLDLPDDEVRRRVLARRLCSQCGLDYNLIAHRPKHEGKCDVCGGKLVRREDDTPEALASRLRDYHGKTDPVLELFRRKEYVVTVDARPDKSTVQAEIRRQLGLPATGRPDH from the coding sequence ATGCGCAAGTACGTGATCATGGGGGTCCAGGGCAGCGGCAAGGGGACCCAGGGCGCCATGCTTGCCCGAGATCTCGACCTCACCCAGATCAGCGTCGGCGACATCTTCCGCTGGAACGTGCAGAACCACACGAAGCTGGGCGCCCAGGTGCGCCGGATCATGGCCGCCGGTGAACTCGTCGATGACGACATGGTCGAATCCGTCGTCCGCGAAGCCCTCGCCAACCACGACTGGAACTACGGGTTCATCGTCGATGGGTTTCCGCGCAACCGCCGGCAGGCCGAGTTCTTCCTGGAAAGTTACGACCTCGACGGCGTGATCCACCTCGACCTTCCCGACGACGAGGTGCGACGCCGGGTGCTCGCCCGGCGACTGTGCTCCCAGTGCGGTCTCGACTACAACCTGATCGCCCACCGGCCCAAGCATGAGGGCAAGTGCGATGTCTGCGGTGGCAAGCTGGTCCGCCGCGAGGACGACACTCCGGAGGCGCTCGCCTCCCGGTTGCGGGACTACCACGGCAAGACCGATCCCGTGCTGGAGCTGTTCCGCCGCAAGGAATACGTGGTCACGGTCGACGCCCGGCCGGACAAGTCGACCGTGCAGGCGGAGATTCGCCGACAACTGGGCCTGCCGGCTACCGGCCGGCCGGACCACTGA
- a CDS encoding sulfurtransferase, translating to MERVLLDPRDLRELLDAGRPLALLDVRWRLTGPPTRRDYEAGHLPGAVFVDLDTDLADPPGLRGRHPLPGVDRFGAAMRRAGVGAGRRVVCYDERGGTSAARCWWLLTYFGHPDVVVLDGGFAAWVEQGGRLDTVEPDPVPGDFRPRPGSLDLLDADGAARMAHGGLLLDARAPERYRGDTEPIDPVAGHIPGARSVPAVGNVGPDGRFLDAGALRTRFAERGINPGSAVGVYCGSGIVAAHQVLALRLAGIRAALYPGSWSEWIADPQRPVATGPDPG from the coding sequence ATGGAGCGCGTGCTCCTCGACCCCCGAGACCTGCGTGAGCTGCTCGACGCGGGGCGGCCACTAGCTCTGCTGGACGTGCGCTGGCGGCTGACCGGGCCGCCGACGAGGCGTGACTACGAGGCCGGGCATCTGCCCGGTGCCGTCTTCGTCGACCTCGACACGGATCTCGCTGATCCGCCAGGCCTACGGGGCCGCCACCCGTTGCCGGGGGTCGACCGGTTCGGGGCGGCGATGCGCCGGGCCGGTGTCGGCGCAGGCCGGCGGGTCGTCTGCTATGACGAGCGGGGCGGGACAAGCGCTGCTCGGTGCTGGTGGCTGCTCACCTACTTCGGTCACCCGGACGTCGTCGTCCTCGACGGCGGTTTCGCCGCTTGGGTCGAGCAGGGTGGTCGGCTCGACACCGTAGAGCCCGACCCGGTGCCGGGGGACTTTCGGCCACGGCCGGGCTCGCTGGATCTCCTCGACGCCGACGGTGCCGCGCGAATGGCCCACGGCGGTCTGCTCCTCGATGCCCGTGCTCCCGAGCGCTATCGTGGAGACACGGAGCCGATCGACCCGGTCGCTGGACACATCCCGGGCGCGCGGTCTGTCCCGGCCGTCGGCAATGTTGGTCCTGACGGAAGATTTCTCGACGCCGGCGCGCTCCGGACTCGCTTCGCTGAGCGCGGGATCAACCCAGGATCCGCGGTAGGGGTGTACTGCGGTTCCGGGATCGTCGCCGCGCACCAGGTTCTTGCGTTGCGATTGGCCGGCATCCGGGCCGCCCTGTATCCGGGGTCGTGGAGCGAGTGGATTGCCGACCCGCAACGCCCGGTCGCGACCGGCCCGGATCCGGGCTGA
- a CDS encoding NAD(P)/FAD-dependent oxidoreductase, whose amino-acid sequence MTQTDTQNSAEHDVIVIGGGPTGENVADRVVRGGLTAVIVEAELVGGECSYWACMPSKALLRPIAALAEAAHVEGSRQAVTGKVDAAAVLERRNSFTHNWADDSQVQWLAGAHIDLCRGHGRLAGERTVVVDGPDTTMLLTARHAVVVATGTKAVIPPIPGLAEVRPWTSREATSARTVPGRLAVLGGGVVGCEMATAWAGLGSKVTLLVRESRVLPRVEAFAGELAVSGMTSAGVDVRLGRSAVEVHRAGPDAPVVLSLDDGSILEADEVLVAVGRSPATSDIGLESVGLTPGDWLDVDDTLQVASIDGGWLYAAGDVNHRALLTHMGKYQARVCGDVIAARARGENVQPGPWTPFAATADHAAVPQVVFTTPEVAAVGRTEQEARDAGIRVRTVDYDIGNVAGASLYADGYQGHARIVVDEDRRVIVGMTLAGPAVGEMIHAGTIAVVGEVPIDRLWHAVPSYPTIGELWLRLLETYGL is encoded by the coding sequence GTGACCCAAACCGACACGCAGAATAGTGCCGAACACGACGTCATTGTCATCGGTGGTGGACCCACCGGGGAGAACGTCGCGGATCGGGTGGTGCGCGGTGGCCTCACCGCTGTCATTGTCGAGGCCGAGTTGGTCGGTGGCGAGTGCTCCTACTGGGCCTGTATGCCCAGCAAGGCTCTGCTGCGGCCCATAGCGGCGCTGGCCGAGGCTGCCCACGTCGAAGGCTCCCGCCAGGCCGTCACCGGAAAGGTTGATGCCGCGGCGGTTCTCGAGCGGCGCAACTCCTTCACGCACAACTGGGCGGACGACAGCCAGGTGCAATGGTTGGCGGGTGCGCACATAGACCTGTGCCGTGGTCATGGCCGTTTGGCCGGTGAGCGAACCGTCGTCGTCGACGGTCCGGACACCACCATGCTCCTCACCGCCAGGCACGCGGTGGTCGTGGCCACCGGCACCAAGGCCGTGATACCGCCCATACCCGGTCTGGCGGAGGTGCGGCCCTGGACGAGCCGAGAAGCGACTAGCGCGCGCACGGTGCCCGGTCGCCTGGCTGTCCTCGGTGGTGGCGTAGTCGGCTGCGAGATGGCGACAGCATGGGCCGGTCTCGGCTCGAAGGTCACGCTCCTGGTCCGGGAGTCGCGCGTGTTGCCTCGAGTCGAGGCCTTCGCGGGGGAGCTCGCCGTATCGGGAATGACGAGTGCGGGTGTCGACGTCCGACTCGGCCGCAGTGCCGTCGAAGTTCACCGGGCCGGTCCGGACGCTCCGGTTGTTCTCAGCCTCGACGACGGGTCGATCCTCGAAGCCGACGAGGTCCTGGTGGCGGTCGGTCGTTCTCCGGCTACCTCCGACATCGGCCTCGAAAGTGTCGGGCTGACGCCCGGTGACTGGCTCGACGTTGACGACACACTCCAGGTCGCATCGATCGACGGCGGTTGGCTTTACGCGGCAGGAGATGTCAACCACCGCGCACTTCTCACGCACATGGGCAAGTACCAGGCCCGGGTCTGCGGTGATGTCATTGCCGCCCGGGCCCGGGGCGAGAACGTCCAGCCCGGTCCATGGACGCCGTTCGCCGCGACCGCCGATCACGCGGCTGTTCCGCAGGTCGTGTTCACCACTCCCGAGGTCGCCGCTGTAGGTCGTACCGAGCAGGAGGCACGCGACGCGGGCATTCGCGTCCGCACCGTCGATTACGACATCGGTAACGTCGCCGGCGCAAGCCTCTACGCCGACGGTTACCAGGGGCACGCGCGGATCGTCGTCGACGAAGACCGTCGGGTCATCGTCGGTATGACGCTAGCCGGCCCGGCCGTCGGAGAGATGATCCACGCTGGCACCATCGCGGTCGTCGGCGAGGTACCCATCGACCGGCTCTGGCACGCGGTTCCGTCCTACCCGACCATCGGCGAGCTGTGGCTGCGCCTGTTGGAGACATACGGTCTTTGA